In Dryobates pubescens isolate bDryPub1 chromosome 26, bDryPub1.pri, whole genome shotgun sequence, a single window of DNA contains:
- the LOC128898580 gene encoding tyrosine-protein phosphatase non-receptor type substrate 1-like isoform X1, translating into MEPPARGPRPLSWPLTCLLLLSLPSWPGVGAQSGTSRVQQPQEQLLAMAGQTITLSCTISGVGPPGPVEWLKGWGSENKTIYVQTSSSPRVTRVEGGSNEDFSIQIRDVQPEDAGTYYCVKFTRSGRPGAAPQVFQHGQGTVVSVQARPRQPVVSGPGRRAGTGASVSFTCETGGFFPKDISVRWLKNKAPISAQQPRVRPGHSNSSYTMSSTVTLALEPQDVRSQLACEVQHPTLPAPLRGTYQLREALRVAPSVRLLPKASSVELNKTWTLSCRVEGFYPRDLALSWLEGGRELPLQNTSRPVETPQGLFQLSSLVEVQATEDRNGSAFTCRVVHDGQDPISSTVTLWVAVPAKEGLGERSPAENGNLLIIYSVVGVVCTVLALLVAAVLYLIRTKQSKAGKSSPSARLHEPEKSSEATTQESDPNNLTYADLNFEKERKSIRRMVELSQQSEYASIQGSPAPGADDNLTYADLDMVHLNKAPKRPAPRPEEASSEYASVQIPRK; encoded by the exons GTGTGGGTGCCCAGAGTGGGACTTCCAgggtgcagcagccccaggagcagctcttggCGATGGCAGGGCAGACAAtcaccctgagctgcaccatCTCTGGAGTGGGTCCCCCTGGCCCTGTGGAGTGGCtgaagggctggggcagtgagAACAAGACCATTTATGTTcagaccagctccagcccccgtGTGACCAGGGTGGAGGGTGGATCCAACGAGGACTTCAGCATCCAGATCAGGGATGTTCAGCCCGAGGACGCTGGCACCTACTACTGTGTGAAGTTCACGAGAAGTGGGCGCCCAGGTGCTGCTCCGCAGGTGTTCCAGCACGGGCAGGGCACAGTGGTgtctgtgcagg ccagaCCCAGGCAGCCAGTCGTGTCCGGGCCCGGGCgcagggcaggcacaggggCATCAGTGTCCTTCACCTGTGAGACTGGAGGCTTCTTCCCCAAAGACATCAGCGTGAGGTGGCTCAAGAACAAGGCTCCCATCTCGGCTCAGCAGCCCCGGGTCAGGCCTGGGCACAGCAACTCCTCCTACACCATGTCCAGCACAGTGACCTTGGCGCTGGAGCCGCAGGACGTCCGCTCCCAGCTGGCCTGTGAGGTGCAGCACCCAacgctgccagcccccctgagGGGCACCTACCAGCTGAGGGAAGCCCTGcgag TGGCCCCCAGCGTTCGCCTGCTGCCCAAGGCCAGCTCCGTGGAGCTCAACAAGACCTGGACCCTCTCCTGCCGCGTGGAAGGCTTCTACCCGCGGGACCTGGCcctgagctggctggagggcggCAGGGAGCTGCCGCTGCAGAACACCTCCCGGCCGGTGGAGACTCCGCAGGGCTTGttccagctgagcagcctggtggagGTGCAGGCCACGGAGGACAGGAATGGGTCAGCCTTCACCTGCCGGGTGGTGCACGACGGCCAGGACCCCATCAGCAGCACAGTCACCCTCTGGGTCGCTGTGCCAGCCAaggaggggctgggtgagcgcagcccagcagagaatg GCAATTTGCTCATCATCTACAGCGTGGTGGGGGTGGTCTGCAcggtgctggccctgctggtggCTGCCGTCCTCTACCTCATCCGCACGAAGCAGAGCAAGG CAGGTAAAAGCTCCCCATCTGCCAG GTTACACGAGCCGGAGAAGAGCAGCGAGGCCACTACCCAG GAATCCGACCCCAACAACCTGACCTACGCAGACCTGAACTtcgagaaggagaggaagagcatCCGGCGGATGGtggagctgagccagcagtCGGAGTACGCCTCCATCCAGGGCAGCCCGGCCCCCGGCGCCGACGACAACCTCACCTACGCCGACCTGGACATGGTGCACCTCAACAAGGCGCCCAAGCGCCCGGCCCCGCGCCCCGAGGAGGCCAGCTCCGAGTACGCCAGCGTCCAGATCCCCAGGAagtga
- the LOC128898580 gene encoding tyrosine-protein phosphatase non-receptor type substrate 1-like isoform X2, with the protein MEPPARGPRPLSWPLTCLLLLSLPSWPGVGAQSGTSRVQQPQEQLLAMAGQTITLSCTISGVGPPGPVEWLKGWGSENKTIYVQTSSSPRVTRVEGGSNEDFSIQIRDVQPEDAGTYYCVKFTRSGRPGAAPQVFQHGQGTVVSVQARPRQPVVSGPGRRAGTGASVSFTCETGGFFPKDISVRWLKNKAPISAQQPRVRPGHSNSSYTMSSTVTLALEPQDVRSQLACEVQHPTLPAPLRGTYQLREALRVAPSVRLLPKASSVELNKTWTLSCRVEGFYPRDLALSWLEGGRELPLQNTSRPVETPQGLFQLSSLVEVQATEDRNGSAFTCRVVHDGQDPISSTVTLWVAVPAKEGLGERSPAENGNLLIIYSVVGVVCTVLALLVAAVLYLIRTKQSKGKSSPSARLHEPEKSSEATTQESDPNNLTYADLNFEKERKSIRRMVELSQQSEYASIQGSPAPGADDNLTYADLDMVHLNKAPKRPAPRPEEASSEYASVQIPRK; encoded by the exons GTGTGGGTGCCCAGAGTGGGACTTCCAgggtgcagcagccccaggagcagctcttggCGATGGCAGGGCAGACAAtcaccctgagctgcaccatCTCTGGAGTGGGTCCCCCTGGCCCTGTGGAGTGGCtgaagggctggggcagtgagAACAAGACCATTTATGTTcagaccagctccagcccccgtGTGACCAGGGTGGAGGGTGGATCCAACGAGGACTTCAGCATCCAGATCAGGGATGTTCAGCCCGAGGACGCTGGCACCTACTACTGTGTGAAGTTCACGAGAAGTGGGCGCCCAGGTGCTGCTCCGCAGGTGTTCCAGCACGGGCAGGGCACAGTGGTgtctgtgcagg ccagaCCCAGGCAGCCAGTCGTGTCCGGGCCCGGGCgcagggcaggcacaggggCATCAGTGTCCTTCACCTGTGAGACTGGAGGCTTCTTCCCCAAAGACATCAGCGTGAGGTGGCTCAAGAACAAGGCTCCCATCTCGGCTCAGCAGCCCCGGGTCAGGCCTGGGCACAGCAACTCCTCCTACACCATGTCCAGCACAGTGACCTTGGCGCTGGAGCCGCAGGACGTCCGCTCCCAGCTGGCCTGTGAGGTGCAGCACCCAacgctgccagcccccctgagGGGCACCTACCAGCTGAGGGAAGCCCTGcgag TGGCCCCCAGCGTTCGCCTGCTGCCCAAGGCCAGCTCCGTGGAGCTCAACAAGACCTGGACCCTCTCCTGCCGCGTGGAAGGCTTCTACCCGCGGGACCTGGCcctgagctggctggagggcggCAGGGAGCTGCCGCTGCAGAACACCTCCCGGCCGGTGGAGACTCCGCAGGGCTTGttccagctgagcagcctggtggagGTGCAGGCCACGGAGGACAGGAATGGGTCAGCCTTCACCTGCCGGGTGGTGCACGACGGCCAGGACCCCATCAGCAGCACAGTCACCCTCTGGGTCGCTGTGCCAGCCAaggaggggctgggtgagcgcagcccagcagagaatg GCAATTTGCTCATCATCTACAGCGTGGTGGGGGTGGTCTGCAcggtgctggccctgctggtggCTGCCGTCCTCTACCTCATCCGCACGAAGCAGAGCAAGG GTAAAAGCTCCCCATCTGCCAG GTTACACGAGCCGGAGAAGAGCAGCGAGGCCACTACCCAG GAATCCGACCCCAACAACCTGACCTACGCAGACCTGAACTtcgagaaggagaggaagagcatCCGGCGGATGGtggagctgagccagcagtCGGAGTACGCCTCCATCCAGGGCAGCCCGGCCCCCGGCGCCGACGACAACCTCACCTACGCCGACCTGGACATGGTGCACCTCAACAAGGCGCCCAAGCGCCCGGCCCCGCGCCCCGAGGAGGCCAGCTCCGAGTACGCCAGCGTCCAGATCCCCAGGAagtga